A stretch of Malus sylvestris chromosome 11, drMalSylv7.2, whole genome shotgun sequence DNA encodes these proteins:
- the LOC126588448 gene encoding protein trichome birefringence-like 4 encodes MADFLRSNSIKRHLLAKPTSESVTTVSPRPSVVNISVNPDSNITMSITSPPSTKHSSPTKPGPKVPSLSILFSKRKSMAFTYVFTFAFIACTFFLVFNPSRQNGPLPLRFKNLLHASFYSSSQNPNAHLELSRRDPFSGKPKFSPRFDENARLKDDKVDNQEIGFSQLPEKNESLKRDNNAQSSNPILSSSNNTEIEVSGKMEGSKGRNETKKHTYSHSSSSKDSNGQRGSKKKSDHKKVSSKKQGKQSELKSKLMNGCDIFDGRWVRDNSYPLYAPGSCPWIDEPFDCFLNGRPDNGYERYRWQPKRCNIPRLNGKKMLRLLTGKRLVFVGDSLNRNMWESLLCILRNSVDNKNKVYEVSGRQEFRTEGSYSFIFEEYNCSVEFFQSRFLVQEWEMPEPSGSKKETLRIDLIERSSDNYKNADVLIFNTGHWWTHEKTLSGKGYYQEGSHIYGELDVDDAFRKALSTWARWIDTNVNPKKTAVFFRGYSPSHFRGGEWNSGGHCHGETKPTTSLESTEYGGEYPTNMKILDSVLKGMKTPVNYLNITTMTDFRKDAHPSIYRKPNLTEEERKPPMIQDCSHWCLPGVPDTWNELIYAQLLKRNQKQHREKKQKNQRTTS; translated from the exons ATGGCGGATTTTCTTCGGTCAAATTCAATCAAGCGTCATTTGCTTGCAAAACCAACATCAGAGTCGGTGACGACGGTCTCTCCACGGCCCTCAGTCGTAAACATCTCAGTTAATCCGGATTCGAACATAACCATGAGCATCACAAGCCCTCCTTCCACGAAGCACTCATCGCCGACGAAGCCAGGGCCAAAGGTCCCTTCACTTTCAATCTTGTTCTCCAAAAGAAAATCCATGGCCTTCACTTATGTATTCACGTTTGCCTTCATTGCCTGCactttctttttggttttcaacCCGTCACGCCAAAATGGCCCTCTTCCTCTACGTTTCAAGAACCTCCTCCATGCCTCCTTCTACTCCTCTTCTCAAAACCCTAATGCACACCTGGAGCTTTCCCGGAGAGACCCCTTTTCTGGAAAACCGAAATTTTCGCCGCGGTTTGATGAGAATGCAAGGTTGAAGGATGATAAGGTGGATAATCAAGAGATTGGTTTCTCTCAACTTCCGGAGAAAAACGAAAGCTTGAAGAGAGATAACAATGCTCAGTCATCCAACCCCATTCTTTCATCGTCCAATAACACAGAAATCGAAGTTTCTGGGAAAATGGAGGGTTCCAAGGGAAGAAACGAGACCAAGAAGCACACATATTcacattcttcttcttcgaaaGATTCAAATGGCCAACGTGGCTCGAAGAAGAAAAGTGATCATAAAAAGGTGTCATCTAAGAAGCAAGGGAAACAGAGTGAGTTGAAGTCCAAGCTGATGAATGGCTGTGACATATTTGATGGAAGATGGGTGAGAGATAACTCGTACCCGCTTTATGCTCCAGGGTCTTGTCCTTGGATCGATGAGCCTTTCGATTGTTTTCTAAATGGAAGGCCGGACAATGGCTACGAGAGGTATAGATGGCAACCAAAACGTTGCAATATCCCAAG GTTGAATGGTAAGAAGATGTTGAGATTGTTGACAGGGAAGCGCCTAGTTTTTGTTGGCGATTCTCTCAACAGGAATATGTGGGAGTCTTTGCTATGTATTCTTAGAAACTCAGTGGATAATAAGAACAAAGTTTATGAAGTTTCGGGTAGGCAAGAATTTCGCACAGAAGGCTCTTACTCTTTTATTTTCGAG GAGTATAATTGTTCCGTGGAGTTCTTTCAATCCCGGTTCCTAGTTCAAGAATGGGAGATGCCAGAACCAAGTGGATCAAAGAAGGAAACGCTTCGCATTGATTTGATTGAGAGATCATCCGACAACTACAAAAATGCAGATGTTCTCATCTTCAACACAGGTCACTGGTGGACTCATGAGAAAACTTTAAGCGG GAAGGGTTACTATCAAGAGGGTTCCCATATCTACGGTGAATTGGATGTTGATGATGCATTTCGCAAAGCTTTATCGACATGGGCTAGATGGATTGACACCAATGTAAATCCTAAGAAAACCGCTGTTTTCTTCCGGGGCTATTCACCTTCTCACTTTAG AGGTGGAGAATGGAATTCTGGAGGGCATTGCCACGGTGAAACTAAGCCAACTACAAGCTTGGAATCCACGGAATATGGAGGAGAATATCCAACGAACATGAAAATCCTAGACTCGGTACTCAAGGGGATGAAGACGCCAGTCAACTATCTGAACATTACAACAATGACTGATTTCCGGAAGGATGCTCATCCATCGATTTACAGAAAGCCGAATTTAACTGAGGAGGAGCGAAAACCGCCTATGATCCAGGATTGCAGTCACTGGTGCCTCCCTGGCGTTCCTGATACATGGAACGAGCTTATATATGCTCAACTCCTCAAACGTAACCAGAAACAACATAGAGAGAAGAAACAGAAAAACCAGAGGACAACTTCTTAG
- the LOC126588447 gene encoding formate--tetrahydrofolate ligase — MSSSSKTARKLQVASPVPADIDIANSVEPFHISEIAKELNLSPDHYDLYGKYKAKVLLSVIDELKGSGDGYYVVVGGITPTPLGEGKSTTTVGLCQALGAFQDKKVVTCLRQPSQGPTFGIKGGAAGGGYSQVIPMDEFNLHMTGDIHAITAANNLLAAAIDTRIFHEATQSDKALLNRLCPPNKEGKRSFNDIMFRRLKKLSISKTTPEELTPEEVKQFARLDIDPNSITWRRVMDINDRFLRKISIGQGPDEKGMVRETGFDISVASEIMAVLALTTSLTDMRERLGKMVIGNSRAGDPVTADDLGVGGALTVLMKDAINPTLMQTLEGTPVLVHAGPFANIAHGNSSIVADKIALKLVGPGGFVVTEAGFGADIGTEKFMNIKCRYSGLTPQCAVIVATIRALKMHGGGPDVVAGKPLNKAYITEDVALVEAGCVNLAKHISNTKAYGVNVVVAVNKFSTDSEAELNAVRNAALAAGAYDAVICTHHAHGGKGAVDLGIAVQKACENVTQPLKFLYPLEFSIKEKIEAIAKSYGASGVEYSEQAEKQIEMYSKQGFSGLPICMAKTQYSFSHNASEKGAPTGFVLPIRDVRASIGAGFIYPLVGTMSTMPGLPTRPCFYDIDLDTATGRVIGLS; from the exons ATGAGTTCTTCATCCAAGACGGCGAGGAAGCTGCAGGTGGCGTCGCCAGTGCCGGCGGATATCGACATTGCCAACTCTGTCGAGCCTTTCCACATCTCTGAGATTGCAAAAGAGCTTAATCTCAGTCCCGACCACTACGATCTTTATGGGAAATACAAAGCCAAG GTTTTGTTATCAGTGATTGATGAGCTGAAAGGATCTGGAGATGGGTATTATGTGGTGGTTGGAGGGATTACTCCTACCCCTCTTGGAGAAGGCAAGTCTACCACTACTGTTGGACTCTGTCAAGCTTTGGGTGCTTTTCAGGATAAGAAG GTTGTTACTTGCCTTCGTCAGCCATCACAAGGACCAACTTTTGGAATCAAAGGGGGTGCAGCAGGTGGTGGTTACAGTCAGGTGATACCAATGGATGAGTTTAATCTTCACATGACGGGAGATATTCATGCAATAACAGCTGCAAACAATCTTCTGGCTGCTGCCATTGATACTCGGATTTTCCACGAGGCAACCCAATCAGATAAGGCTCTACTGAACCGGTTATGTCCaccaaacaaagaaggaaaacgGAGCTTCAATGACATCATGTTTAGACGTCTAAAGAAGCTGAGTATCTCCAAGACCACGCCCGAGGAGCTTACACCGGAAGAAGTTAAGCAATTTGCCAGGCTTGATATTGACCCAAATTCTATCACATGGAGAAGAGTAATGGATATAAATGACCGGTTCTTGAGGAAGATTTCAATTGGTCAAGGCCCTGACGAGAAAGGGATGGTAAGAGAAACAGGATTTGATATTTCAGTTGCCAGTGAAATAATGGCAGTTTTGGCCCTTACAACATCTCTAACGGATATGAGGGAGAGGCTTGGGAAAATGGTGATTGGAAACAGCAGGGCTGGTGACCCTGTAACCGCCGATGATCTTGGTGTTGGAGGTGCTTTAACAGTGCTAATGAAGGATGCTATTAACCCTACATTAATGCAGACTCTTGAGGGAACCCCAGTTCTTGTTCATGCTGGTCCTTTTGCAAACATTGCGCACGGGAATTCCTCCATTGTGGCTGATAAGATTGCACTGAAACTGGTAGGACCAGGTGGGTTTGTGGTCACAGAAGCTGGTTTTGGTGCTGATATTGGTACTGAGAAGTTCATGAACATAAAGTGCAGGTATAGTGGTTTAACACCACAATGTGCAGTTATAGTTGCAACTATAAGGGCCTTGAAAATGCATGGTGGCGGGCCTGATGTTGTTGCCGGGAAGCCTCTTAACAAGGCCTACATAACTGAGGATGTGGCTTTGGTTGAGGCAGGTTGTGTGAATTTGGCCAAGCATATTTCAAACACAAAAGCCTATGGTGTGaatgttgttgttgctgtgAACAAGTTCTCGACTGATAGTGAAGCAGAACTAAATGCAGTCAGAAATGCAGCATTGGCTGCTGGGGCATATGATGCCGTTATTTGTACTCATCACGCCCATGGTGGAAAAGGAGCG GTAGACCTAGGAATTGCGGTTCAAAAAGCATGTGAGAATGTTACACAACCATTGAAGTTCTTATATCCTCTGGAGTTTAGTATTAAAGAGAAAATAGAAGCAATAGCCAAGTCATATGGCGCGAGCGGTGTTGAATACTCAGAGCAG GCTGAGAAACAAATTGAGATGTACAGCAAGCAAGGGTTTTCTGGTCTGCCCATATGCATGGCGAAAACCCAGTATTCGTTTTCACATAATGCTTCTGAGAAAGGAGCCCCCACCGGATTTGTCTTACCAATAAGGGATGTAAGAGCTAGCATTGGAGCTGGATTCATCTATCCTTTGGTGGGAACAATGAGTACAATGCCGGGTCTTCCAACTCGCCCTTGCTTCTATGACATTGATCTTGACACTGCAACCGGAAGGGTCATCGGTCTTTCTTGA
- the LOC126588455 gene encoding peroxidase A2-like, whose protein sequence is MSSFSIAGAIFVLVITSVLGNVNAQLSSTFYSTTCPNVTSIVRGVVEQAQQNDIRIGAKLIRVHFHDCFVNGCDGSIMLDNADGIDSEKDAGPNLSTEGYDVVDDIKTALENVCPGVVSCSDILAIASQILVSENGGPTWEVQLGRRDSRTANRAGTTAIPGFNESLDQLSQKFRDAGLDSTDLVALSGAHTFGRARCSTFVHRLYNFSGTGNPDPTIEAGYLETLRQTCPQNGNGDTLNDLDQSTRDAFDNNYFTNLQNNRGLLQTDQVLFSTSGDTVAIVNRFANSQSDFFDSFGQSMINMGNIGVLTGTNGEIRTNCRRVN, encoded by the exons ATGTCTTCATTTTCAATTGCAGGAGCAATATTTGTTCTTGTTATTACTAGTGTGTTGGGAAATGTTAACGCTCAACTAAGCTCAACCTTCTACAGTACCACATGCCCGAATGTGACGAGCATTGTTCGCGGTGTGGTCGAGCAAGCTCAACAGAATGACATCCGGATTGGTGCCAAACTCATCCGGGTGCATTTCCACGACTGCTTCGTCAAT GGTTGTGATGGATCGATTATGCTAGACAACGCAGATGGAATAGATAGCGAGAAAGATGCAGGTCCCAATCTATCGACAGAAGGATACGACGTCGTAGATGATATCAAAACTGCTCTCGAGAATGTTTGCCCTGGTGTTGTCTCCTGTTCTGACATTTTAGCAATTGCTTCTCAAATTCTTGTTTCTGAG AATGGAGGGCCAACGTGGGAAGTTCAATTGGGAAGAAGAGACAGTAGGACAGCCAACCGAGCTGGTACCACTGCCATTCCAGGCTTTAACGAAAGCCTTGATCAACTTTCACAAAAATTTCGCGATGCAGGATTAGATTCCACTGATCTGGTTGCTTTATCAG GTGCTCATACATTTGGCCGGGCAAGATGTTCAACTTTCGTTCACCGCCTCTACAATTTCAGCGGCACCGGCAACCCGGACCCGACCATAGAAGCCGGATACTTGGAAACCCTCCGCCAAACATGTCCTCAAAACGGCAACGGAGATACATTGAACGACCTTGACCAATCCACCCGCGATGCCTTTGACAACAACTACTTTACAAATCTCCAAAACAACCGTGGGCTTCTCCAGACCGATCAGGTGCTGTTCTCAACTAGCGGAGACACCGTTGCGATTGTGAACCGCTTTGCAAATAGCCAAAGTGACTTTTTTGATAGCTTTGGTCAGTCCATGATCAATATGGGGAATATAGGAGTTTTGACAGGCACCAATGGAGAGATTAGGACCAATTGCAGAAGGgttaattaa